A DNA window from Halorubrum sp. DM2 contains the following coding sequences:
- the pheT gene encoding phenylalanine--tRNA ligase subunit beta, with amino-acid sequence MPVVDVDPDELRELTGHEDKGDEELKSDLFGLGLEFEGETEAGQFQFEFAPDRLDRLSVEGVARSLRYHYGDARGVYVPSTNDPEWTIEVDESVPDERPYVTGAVVRGLDLDEAALESLIQLQEKLHATMGRGRAKGAIGIHDLAMVKGAPLQEGAEPSVTYRGVDPDGDAFVPLDSNDELTPAEVLTEHGTGETYADLVTDLDRYPAIYDELGLFSFPPVINGKRTEVTTGSRELFVELTGTDQWTIDRMCNIICYALSARGATIEEVEVNYADGATYPDEYGSELVRPNLDTDEKTVGHDRIETLLGVDFEPEEVVDCFERAGLDASYTLDEDVRYEVEIPPYRVDVLHPLDLVDDVGRAYGFDNLEPRYPDVGTVGGRHERSRLEDAVRTSLVGLGFEDLLNFHMTSGTENYERMRVEPGTGGAAVDGTGVFGGGDPVEITEPYSEEYTQLRTWSLPSLVMLLERNTHNAYPQDVAEVGFVAERDDDADTNVAESRHVAGAVARRDASYEAAKGRLQALCNDFDADLETPRTEHPSFIGGRAADVVIDGERVGVIGELHPAVLVEHDLEVPVAAFEFALDALR; translated from the coding sequence ATGCCCGTCGTCGACGTCGATCCCGACGAGCTCCGCGAACTCACCGGCCACGAGGACAAAGGCGACGAGGAGCTCAAGTCCGACCTGTTCGGACTCGGCTTGGAGTTCGAAGGCGAGACCGAGGCGGGGCAGTTCCAGTTCGAGTTCGCACCCGATCGGCTCGACCGGCTCTCCGTCGAAGGCGTCGCGCGCTCGCTGCGGTACCACTACGGCGACGCCCGCGGCGTCTACGTCCCGAGTACCAACGATCCGGAGTGGACCATCGAGGTCGACGAGTCGGTCCCCGACGAGCGCCCGTACGTCACCGGGGCCGTGGTGCGCGGGCTCGACCTCGACGAGGCGGCGCTGGAGTCGCTGATCCAGCTCCAAGAGAAGCTCCACGCGACGATGGGCCGCGGCCGCGCGAAGGGCGCGATCGGCATCCACGACCTCGCGATGGTGAAGGGCGCGCCGCTCCAGGAGGGCGCGGAGCCGTCGGTCACCTACCGCGGCGTCGACCCCGACGGCGACGCGTTCGTCCCGCTCGACTCCAACGACGAGCTGACCCCGGCTGAGGTCCTGACGGAACATGGCACCGGCGAGACGTACGCCGACCTCGTCACGGATTTGGACCGCTATCCGGCGATCTACGACGAACTCGGTCTCTTCTCGTTCCCGCCCGTCATCAACGGGAAGCGGACCGAGGTGACGACCGGCTCCCGCGAGCTGTTCGTCGAGCTCACCGGGACCGACCAGTGGACGATAGACCGGATGTGCAACATCATCTGTTACGCCCTCTCGGCCCGCGGCGCGACGATCGAGGAGGTCGAGGTGAACTACGCCGACGGCGCGACGTACCCGGACGAGTACGGCTCCGAGCTGGTCCGCCCGAACCTCGACACCGACGAGAAGACAGTGGGCCACGACCGGATCGAGACGCTCCTCGGCGTCGACTTCGAGCCGGAGGAGGTCGTCGACTGCTTCGAGCGCGCCGGGCTGGACGCCTCCTACACGCTCGACGAAGACGTGCGCTACGAGGTCGAGATCCCCCCGTACCGCGTCGACGTACTCCACCCGCTCGACCTGGTCGACGACGTGGGGCGCGCGTACGGCTTCGACAACCTGGAGCCGCGCTACCCCGACGTGGGCACCGTCGGCGGGCGTCACGAGCGCTCGCGACTGGAGGATGCGGTCCGGACCAGCCTCGTCGGGCTGGGGTTCGAGGACCTGCTGAACTTCCACATGACGAGCGGGACGGAGAACTACGAGCGGATGCGCGTGGAGCCGGGGACCGGCGGCGCGGCGGTCGACGGCACCGGCGTCTTCGGCGGCGGCGACCCGGTCGAGATCACGGAGCCGTACAGCGAGGAGTACACCCAGCTTCGCACCTGGTCGCTCCCGTCGCTCGTGATGCTGTTGGAGCGGAACACCCACAACGCCTACCCGCAGGACGTCGCCGAGGTCGGCTTCGTCGCCGAGCGCGACGACGACGCGGACACGAACGTCGCCGAGTCCCGGCACGTCGCCGGCGCGGTCGCCCGCCGCGACGCCTCCTACGAGGCCGCGAAGGGCCGCCTTCAGGCGCTCTGTAACGACTTCGACGCCGACTTGGAGACGCCGCGGACCGAACACCCCTCGTTCATCGGGGGGCGCGCCGCCGACGTGGTGATCGACGGCGAGCGCGTCGGCGTGATCGGTGAACTCCACCCCGCGGTACTGGTCGAACACGACCTCGAAGTGCCGGTCGCCGCCTTCGAGTTCGCCCTCGACGCGCTGCGGTAG
- a CDS encoding Gfo/Idh/MocA family oxidoreductase — translation MSTPATAADRLEFGVLGTAGIARDAVIPAIAASDHSVGAVASRDVDRAERFAAENAIPRSYGSYEALLGDDALDAVYVPLPNGRHAEWTKRAADAGLDVLCEKPLAADADEARAAVDRCDERGVTLMEAFMYRYHPRTERAVALAATELDDVRTVTAAFRFPLYDRPDDVRLNPDLAGGSLMDVGCYPVSLARTVLGTPDHVYAHTGDTRDAGVDTELAGVLAYDDGRSARVACGFDTQLVQRYRIDATNGWIEVERAFDAPTNEAVELTYEIDGRRGVETFPAVDQYRLQIEHFADRVADGTAPLTDGSEAIANTRIIDALAESAADGGPVDC, via the coding sequence CGGCAGACCGACTCGAATTCGGCGTCCTCGGCACCGCGGGGATCGCCCGCGACGCGGTGATCCCGGCGATCGCCGCGAGCGACCACTCCGTCGGCGCGGTGGCGTCCCGGGACGTCGACCGCGCGGAGCGGTTCGCGGCCGAGAACGCGATCCCCCGCAGCTACGGCTCCTACGAGGCCTTGCTCGGAGACGACGCGCTCGATGCGGTGTACGTCCCGCTCCCGAACGGACGCCACGCCGAGTGGACGAAACGCGCCGCGGACGCCGGGCTGGACGTCCTCTGTGAGAAGCCGCTGGCCGCCGACGCCGACGAGGCGCGGGCGGCCGTCGACCGCTGCGACGAGCGTGGCGTCACCCTGATGGAGGCGTTCATGTACCGGTATCACCCCCGCACCGAGCGCGCCGTCGCGCTCGCGGCGACCGAACTCGACGACGTCCGCACGGTGACCGCGGCCTTCCGGTTCCCGCTGTACGACCGCCCGGACGACGTCCGGCTCAATCCCGACCTCGCCGGCGGCTCACTGATGGACGTCGGCTGCTACCCCGTCTCGCTGGCCCGGACGGTACTCGGCACCCCCGACCACGTGTACGCCCACACCGGCGACACCCGGGACGCCGGCGTCGACACCGAACTCGCGGGCGTGCTGGCGTACGACGACGGTCGGTCGGCGCGGGTCGCCTGCGGGTTCGACACGCAGCTCGTCCAGCGGTACCGGATCGACGCGACGAACGGCTGGATCGAGGTCGAGCGGGCCTTCGACGCCCCGACCAACGAGGCGGTGGAACTGACCTACGAGATCGACGGCCGACGCGGCGTCGAGACGTTCCCCGCGGTCGACCAGTACCGACTCCAGATCGAGCACTTCGCCGACCGCGTCGCCGACGGGACCGCTCCGCTGACCGACGGGAGCGAGGCGATCGCAAACACGCGGATCATCGACGCGCTCGCCGAGAGCGCCGCCGACGGCGGCCCGGTCGACTGCTGA
- a CDS encoding phenylalanine--tRNA ligase subunit alpha, protein MRLTERQLAVLEAASATDERTVAEIGEETGLKPETVAGAAFDLADEGLVEVASVADETLELTDEGRKYVDEGLPETRLYRAGLDAGADADPVSMGAVIGDAELDGPEVDIALANFARKGFGSVDGGELSIAADADPDADPEATALAALADAGDEGLDAGDLGVEESVIDRLDSRGLLAVAESVTRTVTLTDDGVDALMTGVEAAEMVGALTPELLASGEWRDAEFAEYNVEAEAETARGGRKHVLRRTADRVKDVLVGMGFQEMEGPHADADFWINDCLFMPQDHPARTHWDRFALDVDPMESIPDELIRRVESAHRDGWGEDGDGYHSPWSEEFAREVALRGHTTSLSMRYLSGIAGAELEPPQRYFSVEKVYRNDTLDPTHLLEFFQIEGWVMAEDLSVRDLMGTFEEFYRQFGITDIRFKPHYNPYTEPSFELFGEHPETGEEIEIGNSGVFREEVTGPLGVDCDVMAWGLALERLAMLTTGAEDIRDLHGTLADIDFLRNAEVSY, encoded by the coding sequence ATGCGACTCACGGAACGACAGCTCGCGGTCCTCGAAGCCGCGAGCGCGACGGACGAACGAACGGTAGCGGAGATCGGCGAGGAGACCGGCCTGAAACCGGAGACGGTCGCCGGTGCGGCCTTCGATCTCGCCGACGAGGGCCTCGTCGAGGTCGCGTCGGTGGCCGACGAGACCCTCGAACTCACCGACGAGGGGCGGAAGTACGTCGACGAGGGACTCCCCGAGACCCGGCTCTACCGCGCGGGTCTCGACGCGGGTGCCGACGCCGATCCGGTCTCGATGGGCGCGGTCATCGGCGACGCCGAGCTGGACGGTCCCGAGGTCGACATCGCGCTCGCGAACTTCGCGCGCAAGGGCTTCGGGAGCGTCGACGGCGGCGAACTCTCGATCGCCGCGGACGCCGACCCCGACGCCGACCCGGAGGCGACGGCGCTCGCGGCGCTCGCCGACGCCGGCGACGAGGGACTCGACGCGGGCGACCTCGGCGTCGAGGAGTCGGTGATTGACCGGCTCGATTCGCGGGGGCTGCTCGCGGTCGCGGAGTCGGTCACTCGGACGGTGACGCTCACCGACGACGGCGTCGACGCGCTGATGACCGGCGTGGAGGCGGCCGAGATGGTGGGCGCGCTCACGCCCGAACTGCTCGCCAGCGGCGAGTGGCGCGACGCCGAGTTCGCCGAGTACAACGTCGAGGCGGAGGCGGAGACGGCCCGCGGCGGCCGCAAACACGTCCTCCGCCGGACCGCGGACCGCGTGAAGGACGTGCTGGTCGGCATGGGGTTTCAGGAGATGGAGGGCCCCCACGCCGACGCCGACTTCTGGATCAACGACTGCCTGTTCATGCCGCAGGACCACCCGGCGCGGACCCACTGGGACCGGTTCGCGCTCGACGTGGACCCGATGGAGTCGATTCCGGACGAGCTGATCCGCCGCGTCGAGTCGGCGCACCGGGACGGCTGGGGCGAGGACGGCGACGGCTACCACTCACCGTGGTCCGAGGAGTTCGCCCGCGAGGTCGCTCTCCGCGGCCACACCACGTCGCTGTCGATGCGGTACCTCTCCGGGATTGCGGGCGCAGAACTGGAGCCGCCCCAGCGCTACTTCTCCGTCGAGAAGGTGTACCGCAACGACACGCTCGACCCGACGCATCTGCTTGAGTTCTTCCAGATCGAGGGGTGGGTGATGGCCGAGGACCTCTCCGTTCGCGACCTGATGGGTACCTTCGAGGAGTTCTACCGGCAGTTCGGGATCACGGACATCCGGTTCAAGCCGCACTACAACCCTTACACGGAGCCCTCGTTCGAGCTGTTCGGCGAACACCCGGAGACCGGCGAGGAGATCGAGATCGGTAACTCCGGCGTCTTCCGCGAGGAGGTCACCGGACCCCTCGGCGTCGACTGCGACGTGATGGCGTGGGGACTCGCCTTGGAGCGGCTCGCCATGCTCACCACCGGCGCGGAGGATATCCGCGACCTCCACGGGACCTTGGCCGATATCGACTTCCTGCGAAACGCGGAGGTGAGCTACTGA
- a CDS encoding bifunctional UDP-sugar hydrolase/5'-nucleotidase: MPDNSQWYSRRRTLKAIGAGGLAVPLAGCNGTDDDGSADGGDGEGDGGDGDADEPSADDAASSASGTVTIIHDTHLQGRYGSLDEPANVANYVGLIDRLGEEYPDALRVGVGDDLASSVLSSVFDGEHIVDALNAADLDYDGFGNHDFDMGPDTFRAQVANSEFPWLCANCLDGRTGEVFAAEEGAMRYALTEVDGVTVGLTGILTEEAPNVASMGENAEVTDPAAALQEVVPRMREEGADAVVVLSHVASPVVESEVAPAVDGVDAYVGDHAARTYETPNVVNGSLVSVVGDEFEHLAELHLEVEAGEVTGHEFTRHATAEAVGRGLEPNDEVVGLVEEYRSRLDDAVGEEIGRTETTLDCREPVVRREESNMGNFIADAMRDDTGADVAVQNGGSIRTDTRYEPGPITRRDVVNVLPFGNEVTVLEVSGETLRAVLENGVSEVERLSGRFPQVSGLRYAYDPTNDRGERIVDASLGGEPIDPEATYTMATNNFIADGGDGYEMLTDAPRVLTPGNGPVLSSLIARRIEANSPIAPEVTGRVTVRNPPWEPLVEASSALVGRL; this comes from the coding sequence ATGCCCGATAACAGCCAGTGGTACTCGCGGCGTCGGACGCTGAAGGCGATCGGGGCGGGCGGCTTGGCCGTCCCGCTCGCCGGTTGTAACGGTACCGACGACGACGGATCGGCGGACGGCGGCGACGGGGAGGGCGACGGCGGTGACGGCGACGCGGACGAGCCGAGCGCGGACGACGCGGCGTCGTCGGCCAGCGGAACGGTGACGATCATCCACGACACGCACCTCCAAGGCCGGTACGGGAGCCTCGACGAGCCGGCGAACGTCGCCAACTACGTCGGGCTGATAGACCGGCTCGGCGAGGAGTATCCCGACGCGCTGCGGGTGGGCGTGGGCGACGACCTCGCGTCGTCGGTGCTGTCGTCGGTGTTCGACGGCGAACACATCGTCGACGCGCTCAACGCCGCCGACCTGGACTACGACGGCTTCGGCAACCACGACTTCGACATGGGACCGGACACGTTCCGCGCGCAGGTCGCGAACAGCGAGTTCCCGTGGCTCTGTGCCAACTGTCTCGACGGTCGGACCGGCGAGGTCTTCGCCGCCGAGGAGGGGGCGATGCGCTACGCGCTCACCGAGGTCGACGGCGTCACCGTCGGACTCACCGGGATCCTCACCGAGGAGGCACCGAACGTCGCGTCGATGGGCGAGAACGCCGAGGTGACGGACCCGGCGGCGGCGCTTCAGGAGGTCGTCCCACGGATGCGCGAGGAGGGGGCCGACGCGGTCGTCGTCCTCTCGCACGTCGCCAGCCCGGTCGTCGAGTCGGAGGTGGCACCGGCCGTCGACGGCGTCGACGCGTACGTCGGCGACCACGCCGCCCGGACGTACGAGACGCCGAACGTCGTCAACGGGAGTCTCGTCTCCGTCGTCGGCGACGAGTTCGAACACCTCGCCGAACTCCACCTCGAAGTCGAGGCGGGCGAGGTCACCGGCCACGAGTTCACCCGTCACGCCACCGCCGAGGCAGTCGGGCGCGGGCTCGAACCGAACGACGAGGTCGTCGGACTCGTCGAGGAGTACCGGAGCCGGCTCGACGACGCGGTCGGAGAGGAGATCGGTCGCACGGAGACGACGCTCGACTGCCGGGAGCCGGTCGTTCGCCGCGAGGAGTCGAACATGGGGAACTTCATCGCCGACGCGATGCGCGACGACACCGGGGCCGACGTCGCGGTTCAGAACGGCGGGAGCATCCGGACCGATACCCGGTACGAGCCGGGACCGATCACGCGGCGCGACGTGGTGAACGTCCTACCCTTCGGCAACGAGGTGACCGTCTTAGAGGTGTCCGGCGAGACGCTGCGGGCCGTCCTCGAAAACGGCGTCAGCGAGGTGGAGCGTCTCTCTGGACGCTTCCCGCAGGTCTCCGGTCTCCGATACGCCTACGACCCCACCAACGATCGGGGCGAGCGGATCGTCGACGCCAGCCTCGGCGGCGAGCCGATAGACCCCGAGGCGACGTACACGATGGCGACGAACAACTTCATCGCCGACGGCGGCGACGGCTACGAGATGCTCACCGACGCGCCGCGAGTCCTGACGCCCGGGAACGGACCGGTGTTGTCGAGCCTGATCGCCCGACGGATCGAGGCGAACTCCCCGATCGCGCCCGAGGTGACGGGCCGGGTCACCGTTCGGAACCCACCGTGGGAGCCGCTCGTCGAGGCGTCGAGCGCGCTCGTCGGACGACTGTAA